From the bacterium genome, the window TTTTGCTGCCCTGCTGACATTGGCTCTGGCATTGTTGTTGTTAAACCATGCCTTTGCCGAGAGGATCCAGGTGATCAGTTTTGTGTTTTTTGTGTTAGCGCTTTACCTGTTGGAACTATTTCGTTCAGGCCGGATCAAAAAGTGGTTGTTCTTTTCCTGGTCGGCAATAATGTTCATAACCTGGGCCAATATGCACCTGGGATATATTATTGGCCTGGGGCTTTATGGTTTGGCTTTAATAGACGGGTTATTTATCGGGGTTGCTAAGAAAGACTGGGATTTCCTCAAATGGGCGACGGCCGCTTTCTCACTGGCTTTGCTGTCTACGGGTATAACCCCATATGGTTTTGGCTTGACCATTGACGCGTTAAAAATCTTTACCGATCCGGTCTCTCAACAATTCGACATATTCATATGGAAGTCGGTGCTGGAGCACCAGCCGCTTTTATCTCCGGGGTTCTCCCGAGAGCCTTTCGTCATTTACGGCCTGATCTGGATAGGGTTTTCGGGACTGGGACTAATCCTTAATGCAAAAAAATCAAGGCTTTCCGAATGGCTGTTGTATGCCGTATTTGTTTATCAAACTATTTTGGTCACTAGGTACCTTTGGTTCCTGGCCTGGCTGTCGTTTCCCTTTACGGCTGCCAATTGGCAGGGGGCTTGGGACACAATTCTTTCCAAAATTAAAAGGCAGCCCTTCGGCAAGGGATTTGGCACGCTCATCCTGGTAGCTCAGGGCAGGAAAACGAAAACCAGTCCTGAGCACGGCAAGAATACCGGGCTTTCGAATGGAATAAAAAATCCGGGGAATGTTGCTTTTGTCGGGTTGGTACTATTGATATTAACCGGGGCCGCGATGTTCCAGCGCAGCGGGGAGCATTTGTGGCAACGGTTCAGGCTGGGCTGGCGGCCCCGGATGAATTCCGAGCGAGGGGTGCAGTTCCTAAAACAGCACCGGGGCGAATCCCGGGTCTTCAACGATTTTGATATAGGCGCCTACCTGCTCTGGCAGCAGGTCCCGGTCTTTTCCGACGGACGGATCGCACCCTTTATGAAAACCCAGGTACTGCAAGATCAGTTGAAAATATATGCCGGGCAATTGCATCTGCTGGACAAGTACCAGATAGACTGGATATTCCTGCCTTACAGCCTGACCGGGCAGGTGGCCCAGTTCGAGATGTTCAACAAATATCTGATCGACAGCAAAAACTGGGCGCTGGTATTCTGGGACGACGCCTGCCTGATATATGTCCGGAATAACGAAAAATACCGGGACCTGATCAAAACCTATGGCATGGTGGTCAACCCGGCCCTGCCCGACCTGAATCTGCCGCCTGAGATATTCTTGAAAGAAATGGAGTCCAAGGCCAAAGAGGACACCAAGGCCAGGATGCCGTATGTAATGGCCGGCAACTATTACTTCAGCCGCAATCTGCCGGACCAGGCCGAGAAGCAGTTCAAGGTCGCCCTGCAAAACGATCCCACCAACGGCATTCTATATAACAATCTGGGTAACGTTTATCTGCGTCAGGGGAAGATAGACCAGGCCATCGCAGCCTACAAGCAGGCGGTAAAATATGATGTCAACCTGGGGCTGACCTACTGCAACTGGGGCTATGTGCTGGAGACCCAGGGCAAGATCAAGGAAGCGGAAAAACTTTACATCACTGCTACCAAGGTCTCGATCGGCGATGCCTGGCCTTACAACCGGCTGGGGGTAATAGAAGCCAAGCGGGGCAACCGATACAAGGCAATGGAATACTGGCGCAAGGGGGCGGCCCTGGACCCCAATTCCGAGGCGGCCCAGAATCTGAGAAAAGTTTCCGGCGGGTATTAACCGTAGGGGCAATTCATCCTACTACGCTTATCTTGGGCAAACTTCGTCGGACACGCGAATTGCCCCTATCAAAAAACAAAAATCAGAAAACAAATAATGTCCGAAAAAGCAATTTTAGTCAGCCTGGTAAGCGGCCGGGCAAATCCCCATGAGGCAGAGGAATCCCTGGAGGAATTGGGCCGGCTGGCCAATACCGCCGGAGCCCAGGTGATAGACATAGTGGTCCAGCGGCGCCAGCGCCCTGACCCGGCCTATTTCATCGGCAAGGGAAAGGTGGAGGAACTGGCCAAGGGAGTGGCCGACAGCGGGGCCACCCTGGTGGTCTTCGACCACCCGCTTTCGCCCAGCCAAGCCTTCAAGATCAAGGAAGCGGTGGGCTGCCGGGTGATAGACCGCTCGGAACTGATCATGGACATCTTTGCCCTGCATGCCCGCACCGCCGAGGCCAAGATCCAAGTGGAGATGGCCCAGCTGCAGTACCGATTCTCCCGCCTGGTGGGCGCCGGCCTGCAGATGTCCGATCCCGGCGGCGGTATCGGCACCAGGGGCCCGGGCGAAAAGCAGCTGGAACTGGACCGCCGGAAGATCAAGGACCGGATCTCCGCTCTGAAGAAGGAGCTGAAAAAGGTGGAGGTCCAGCGCCAGACCCAGCGCAAGTCCCGGAGCCAGATATTCAAAGTGGCCCTGGTGGGCTATACCAACGCCGGCAAGTCCACCCTGATGAACCTGATGTCCAAGGCCGGGGTCAAGGTGGAGGACCGGCTCTTCGCCACCCTGGACGCCACCACCCGGCAGGTGGTGCTGGCCTCGGGCCACAAATTCCTGCTCACCGACACCGTGGGCTTCATCCGGCGTCTGCCCCACCAGCTGGTGGCCTCGTTCAAGGCCACGCTGGAGGAGGTGGCCGAGGCCGACCTGATGTTGCATCTGGTCGACACCCCCCACCGGGCCCGCCAGGAGGAGATGGACGCGGTCCATGCCGTGCTGAAGGACCTGAAGATAGACAAGCCGGAGATCCTGGTCTTCAACAAGATCGACAAGCTGGATGCCAAGACCCTGAGCGAACTGAAATGGAGCAACCCCAAAGCCCTGTTCCTCTCGGCGCTGGAAGGCAATGGGCGCAGGGAACTGGAGCAGGCGATAGTGGAACGGGTAACAGGGAACTGATCTTAGGGAACTGATTATTGGGATCGGATTACAGGGGTTCAGTTCTGATTGGACCAAAATCCCAGGGAATAAAAGGCCATGGTCAAAAGTATATAATCATAGGTTCTGACTTTTTTGTTAAAAAGATTCGTCACAAACGACATCAAGACCATCAGGGATTTTTCTCCCAATGCCCGGCTTTACCTGCAGGCCAATTTTCTGATAGGTTTGGGATACGCCATGGTCGGGGTGATCTTCAACCTGTATCTGAAAGAGGCCGGTTTCCAGGAAGGGTTCATCGGCGGGATGCTTTCCTTAAGCGGGCTGGCCTTTGGCCTGTTCGCCATCCCGGCCGCGATGTACTCGGACAAGGCCGGCCGCAAGCGTTCGATGCTGGGGGCCAGTTTTTTGGGCAGTCTGTTCCTGCTGGTCCGGGCCCTGACGGTCAGCAAGGGTCTGCTGGTTGCTTCCAGCTTCCTGGGAGGCCTGGCCGTAACAGTCTACACCATTTCCACCGCGCCGTTCATGATGGAGAACAGCCGGCCGGGCGAGCGGACCTACCTGTTCTCGCTTTCTTTTGCGGTGACCCTTTTGGCCGGAGTGCTGGGAAGCCTGGCCGGGGGCAAGCTCCCGGAGATCCTGGGGCTGCTGATCAAAAGCACGGACGAGCTTTGGTTTTACCGGATAACTTTGGTGGCCGGATCGGCCATGGCCTTTGCCTCGCTGTATCCCCTGTCCCGGATGACCGAGCTCCCGGCCGCCGGGAAGAATGAGGCGGGACCGATCTGGGGCGGCAACAAGAAGGACTGGGAGCTGATCGGCAAATTCTCCTGGTGCAACCTGTGGGTGGGGCTGGGGGCGGGGCTGGTGATACCGTTCTTCAACCTGTATTTCGCCCAGAGGTTCCATTCCACCAGCGGCCAGATCGGGGTCTATTTTTCGGTGGCCCAGGTGGCCACCGCCCTGGCGGTGATGGCCGGGCCCCAGCTGGCCAGGAAGATGGGCAAGGTAAAGACCGTGGTGCTGATGGAGCTGCTGTCCCTGCCGTTCCTGGTGACCCTGGGCGCGGTGGACAACATCCTGACCCTGGCGGTGCTGGCCTTCTGGATGCGGGCCAGCCTGATGCAGATGTCATCTCCCATCTCCAACGCCTTTACCATGGAGGTGCTGCCCCAGAAAATGCGGGCCACCGCCAACAGCATCACCGCCATGGCCTGGAACCTGTCCTGGGCCCTGTCCACGGCCTTCTCCGGCTGGATGATGCAGCGGTACGGTTATTCGGTGCCTTATTACCTGACGGCTTTTTGCTACGCGGTCTCGGCCGTTTCCTATTACCTGTTCTTCGTCAAAGTGGAAAAAAACATGGCCCGCAACCCGGGCCAAACACCGGCACTGGTTTTGGGAGGATTGTCCAATGGGTAAACCAACCCTGGCCCTGATCGGGGCGGGAAAACTGGGAACCAGCCTGGCCCTGGCCCTGCACCAGAAAGGTTATCAGATAATAGCGGTGGCCGATGTCAATGAAGGGGCCGCCCGGGAGGCGGCCCAGGCGCTGGGGGCTCCTCTGTCCACCGCCGATCCGGCCGCCGCCGCCAAGGAGGCCGACCTGGTGATCCTGGCAGTGCCGGACTCGGCCGTCAAAGCCGTGGCCGAGAACCTGGCCGCCAAGCAGGCCTTTAAAAAGGGCCAGATAGTCTGCCACACCTCTGGTTTTCTGCCGTCCGGGATACTGGTCTCGCTGAAACTGTTCGGGGTCTTTACCCTGTCGCTGCATCCCTTCGTCAGCATCGCCCGGAAGATGCAGGCCGGCAGCCTGGCCGGGGCTTATTTTGCCCTGGAGGGCGACGCGGTGGCGGTGGAGCAGGCCAGGGAAATGGTGGCCGCGCTGGACGGGTTCTCCATCACCATCAAACCCCAGGACAAGCCGCTTTATCACGCGGCCGGGGCCATGGCTTCGTACCTGGCGGTGGCGCTGTGGCTGGGTGCGGAGCAGGCCCTGCTCAAAGCCGGGGCGGACGAAGAATCGGCCGGGCAGATGATGGCCGGCATGGTGCACAGTCTGGAAGAGAACATAAAACTGGACGGCCTGGCCGGGGCCCTGACCGGACCCGTAATGCGGGGGGATCTGGCCACGGTTCAGGGACATCTGCAGGCCCTGAAAAACTGGGGCGGGCCCTATGAGCAGATCTACCGGATACTGGGCCAGTCCGTGCTGGAAAAGGCCAAAGAGCAGGGCTTAAGCCCAGAATTGACCCAGAAGCTTTCATCGGCGTTAGAAGGAAAAAATTAACACGGCCGGCGGCATTTTCCAAACCACCACCCGCAACAATCTCGGGGAGTTCCATCCTGGCAACTGGCTTCTAGATAAATTGTAAGTTTTTATGCTTTTACTATTGACTTTGGCTACATAACTATTTATAATTGCAAGATTAAGGTTAAAAAATGAAATTTCGATTACTTTTGACGACCGTCCTGACGGCGGCTGTGATTTTTGGCTGCGACCAAAAACCGGAATCCACCGAAACCCAGACCGAGGGGCGGATAGTGGTGGCCGGTTCGGACGGGGCGGTAAAGATGATGCGCCGCCAGTCCCAGCGCTTCATGGCCCTGTATCCCAAGTCCGAGATCGTGATAGTGGGCGGCGGCTCCAAGGCCGGGATAGTGGCCCTGAACGAGGGGCGGGCCCGGATAGCCGTGGTATCGCGCGATCTGACAGCTGAAGAGGATTCCATCATCCGGTTGAACGGGGGAAAGGCCAAGGGTTACAAGATCGCCCACGACGGACTGGCGGTGATAGTCAATTCGCAGAATTCGGTCCGTCAACTGACCTTTGAACAGCTGGAAAAGATATTCACCGGAAAAGTTGCAGGCTGGTCCTTTGCCGGGGGAAGCATGGGAATGCTGGCGGTCATCCCCGGGTCCAATCTGGGATCCTGCGAATATTTCCAGAAGTTAGTGATGAAGGGGGCACCCTATTCCCAGAAAGCCTATCCCTGCAGCACCAACGCCCAGATAGTGGAGATGGTCAAGAAATATCCCGGGGCGGTCGGCCTGGTCCCGATGTCCTGCTTATACAGCGACTGGGATGTCTGGCCGCCGGTCAAGGAAAATGGTATAAAGGCTGTGGCGGTGGGGCTGGTCAGGGAAAGCGGATCCTTTTTGCCCAACCAGAAGACGGTCAACGAGGGAAACTATCCTTTGACCCACCCCCTGTATCTCTATGTCAACGAAACCCTGGAGCGGACCTATGCGGACGGCAGATACAGTCTGGCCCACGGTTTCATCACCTTCGTCTCCTCCAACGACGGGCAGCAGATACTGGCCAAGCAGGGTCTGGTCCCGTCCACCGTTCCGGTATTGATCAAGCAAAAAAACATTCAATCCTTTTAAATACATAACGGAGAGATAAAATGAAAAGCCAGCAACATCTTTGGCGGGTGCTTTTTTCCATCTCAATGGCCTTGGTGCTCCTATGTGGATGTGCCACCACCGGCCAGGCTGCAAAAGTAAAAGCCGAAGACCTATTGATCCAGGCCCAGGCCGCCGACCAGGCCGGGGAATACGACCAGGAAATGTCCCTGCTTCGTCAGGCCATCACCATCAAGCCCAAGATGGCCGAGGCCCATTACCGGCTGGGAGTGCTCTATCTGGACCGCAGCATGTTCGATGAGGCCATCGGCAGCCTGAAGGTGGCCCTGGTGCTTAAGCATGACGGCGCCCAAAAGGAGCTGGCCATAGCCTATTTCAAGGCCGGCAAGCTGGACGAGGCCGAAGCTCTGTACAAGGAAATGCTGGTCAAGAACACCAATGACATGGACCTGCGCTACCGGCTGGGAAACATCTATCTGGCCAAGGGCATGCTCAACGAGGCCGGGTCCGAGTACCGACAGGTGCTGCAGATGGACCCCAACAACGGCGGGGCCCACAACGGACTGGCCAACCTGTATTACCGGCAGCGGAAGTTCGAGGACGCCATGGCCGAATACCTCCAGGCCATTCAGATGAACCCCAACCTGGCCGAGGTCAACCTGGACCTGGGGAACGCCTATTACGAAAAGAAGCAGTATGCCCAGGCGGCAAACTATTTCAAAAGATACACCGAATTGGCCCCCAAGGATGCGGTGGGATATTTTATGCTGGCCAAGGCCTATCAGGTACAGAAGGATTCCACCCTTTTCGCCCCGGCCATCGCCATGAGCGAAAAGGCTGTAAAGCTTGATCCCAACAACGACGGGGCCTGGTACCTGCTGGCCAGCCTGAACCGGGACCTGAAAAATTACAAGCAATCAGCCCTGGCCTTCGGCAAGGCGCTGGAGCTTTCCCCGGTGGACGCCGAACGCTGGTACGAAGCCGGAAAGGTCTACATCAAACTCGGCAATACCTATTGGGACGCCAAGGATACATTAAGCGCCCGGGCCAATTTTGATTCCTCCATCGTCTGCTTTGACAAAGCCTGCGAGCTGGATCCGGCCAAGGTGGAGAACAGCTATTACGACAAGGCCACCGCCTATTACCAGGGCGGCAAATACGACCAGGCCATCGAATGGTTCAAGCGCCGGGTCAAGCAGAATCCCAAGACCGCCTATGGCGCCTGGTACATGATGGGCATGTCCAACTCGCTGAAAGCCCAGGCCCTTAAGAACGCCAAAAGCCCCGAGGCCAAGGCCCTGTATCTGGAGGCTTTGAACTGCTTCAGCGAGGCCCGCAAGCTGAAGATGGAAAAGAAGACCAAGCCCGACATGGAAGTGGTGCCGGTGATGGAATCAGTGGCCCAGCACTACTACTTCATTTACAAGAATTTCAAGGAATCCAAGTACAAGGTGCTGACCAAGACAGAATGCAACGCCATACTGAAGATCGATCCGGGCAACCAGACCGCCAAGGCCATTCTGGCCGACATGGCGCCCAAGATCGAGATCTGGGATTAAAACATATTTACAAACTGAATAAAATAAAATAAATTTAAGGAGGACCAGAACATAAGGAGGATCATTTAAAAACAGTCATCCTAATTAAAGACACCGGGGGCAAGTTTGGTTGCCCCAAAATAAACGGCTCTTTAACCAATAGAGTCAAAAAAAACAAATACAATCTTTTTAGGGAGGAAATTTTTAAATGTTAAAAGGACTTGCCGAAGCTCCTTTCATAGTCAAGATACTGTTAATGGGAGCGCTTCCAGCCGTTGTCGCCCTGGGCCTGGGT encodes:
- a CDS encoding MFS transporter — its product is MLKRFVTNDIKTIRDFSPNARLYLQANFLIGLGYAMVGVIFNLYLKEAGFQEGFIGGMLSLSGLAFGLFAIPAAMYSDKAGRKRSMLGASFLGSLFLLVRALTVSKGLLVASSFLGGLAVTVYTISTAPFMMENSRPGERTYLFSLSFAVTLLAGVLGSLAGGKLPEILGLLIKSTDELWFYRITLVAGSAMAFASLYPLSRMTELPAAGKNEAGPIWGGNKKDWELIGKFSWCNLWVGLGAGLVIPFFNLYFAQRFHSTSGQIGVYFSVAQVATALAVMAGPQLARKMGKVKTVVLMELLSLPFLVTLGAVDNILTLAVLAFWMRASLMQMSSPISNAFTMEVLPQKMRATANSITAMAWNLSWALSTAFSGWMMQRYGYSVPYYLTAFCYAVSAVSYYLFFVKVEKNMARNPGQTPALVLGGLSNG
- a CDS encoding substrate-binding domain-containing protein — translated: MKFRLLLTTVLTAAVIFGCDQKPESTETQTEGRIVVAGSDGAVKMMRRQSQRFMALYPKSEIVIVGGGSKAGIVALNEGRARIAVVSRDLTAEEDSIIRLNGGKAKGYKIAHDGLAVIVNSQNSVRQLTFEQLEKIFTGKVAGWSFAGGSMGMLAVIPGSNLGSCEYFQKLVMKGAPYSQKAYPCSTNAQIVEMVKKYPGAVGLVPMSCLYSDWDVWPPVKENGIKAVAVGLVRESGSFLPNQKTVNEGNYPLTHPLYLYVNETLERTYADGRYSLAHGFITFVSSNDGQQILAKQGLVPSTVPVLIKQKNIQSF
- a CDS encoding tetratricopeptide repeat protein, translating into MKSQQHLWRVLFSISMALVLLCGCATTGQAAKVKAEDLLIQAQAADQAGEYDQEMSLLRQAITIKPKMAEAHYRLGVLYLDRSMFDEAIGSLKVALVLKHDGAQKELAIAYFKAGKLDEAEALYKEMLVKNTNDMDLRYRLGNIYLAKGMLNEAGSEYRQVLQMDPNNGGAHNGLANLYYRQRKFEDAMAEYLQAIQMNPNLAEVNLDLGNAYYEKKQYAQAANYFKRYTELAPKDAVGYFMLAKAYQVQKDSTLFAPAIAMSEKAVKLDPNNDGAWYLLASLNRDLKNYKQSALAFGKALELSPVDAERWYEAGKVYIKLGNTYWDAKDTLSARANFDSSIVCFDKACELDPAKVENSYYDKATAYYQGGKYDQAIEWFKRRVKQNPKTAYGAWYMMGMSNSLKAQALKNAKSPEAKALYLEALNCFSEARKLKMEKKTKPDMEVVPVMESVAQHYYFIYKNFKESKYKVLTKTECNAILKIDPGNQTAKAILADMAPKIEIWD
- a CDS encoding prephenate dehydrogenase/arogenate dehydrogenase family protein; this encodes MGKPTLALIGAGKLGTSLALALHQKGYQIIAVADVNEGAAREAAQALGAPLSTADPAAAAKEADLVILAVPDSAVKAVAENLAAKQAFKKGQIVCHTSGFLPSGILVSLKLFGVFTLSLHPFVSIARKMQAGSLAGAYFALEGDAVAVEQAREMVAALDGFSITIKPQDKPLYHAAGAMASYLAVALWLGAEQALLKAGADEESAGQMMAGMVHSLEENIKLDGLAGALTGPVMRGDLATVQGHLQALKNWGGPYEQIYRILGQSVLEKAKEQGLSPELTQKLSSALEGKN
- the hflX gene encoding GTPase HflX; amino-acid sequence: MSEKAILVSLVSGRANPHEAEESLEELGRLANTAGAQVIDIVVQRRQRPDPAYFIGKGKVEELAKGVADSGATLVVFDHPLSPSQAFKIKEAVGCRVIDRSELIMDIFALHARTAEAKIQVEMAQLQYRFSRLVGAGLQMSDPGGGIGTRGPGEKQLELDRRKIKDRISALKKELKKVEVQRQTQRKSRSQIFKVALVGYTNAGKSTLMNLMSKAGVKVEDRLFATLDATTRQVVLASGHKFLLTDTVGFIRRLPHQLVASFKATLEEVAEADLMLHLVDTPHRARQEEMDAVHAVLKDLKIDKPEILVFNKIDKLDAKTLSELKWSNPKALFLSALEGNGRRELEQAIVERVTGN
- a CDS encoding tetratricopeptide repeat protein → MSNRTQWTVCLIFVTLLVIVSSIYPASDPDLYIMLATGRYVAQTGHAPTIDLWSHTAYGQPWPMHEWLSSLLFYGLFVAWGINGIVIFKALALALAFILGLQIMRLRGASPFAALLTLALALLLLNHAFAERIQVISFVFFVLALYLLELFRSGRIKKWLFFSWSAIMFITWANMHLGYIIGLGLYGLALIDGLFIGVAKKDWDFLKWATAAFSLALLSTGITPYGFGLTIDALKIFTDPVSQQFDIFIWKSVLEHQPLLSPGFSREPFVIYGLIWIGFSGLGLILNAKKSRLSEWLLYAVFVYQTILVTRYLWFLAWLSFPFTAANWQGAWDTILSKIKRQPFGKGFGTLILVAQGRKTKTSPEHGKNTGLSNGIKNPGNVAFVGLVLLILTGAAMFQRSGEHLWQRFRLGWRPRMNSERGVQFLKQHRGESRVFNDFDIGAYLLWQQVPVFSDGRIAPFMKTQVLQDQLKIYAGQLHLLDKYQIDWIFLPYSLTGQVAQFEMFNKYLIDSKNWALVFWDDACLIYVRNNEKYRDLIKTYGMVVNPALPDLNLPPEIFLKEMESKAKEDTKARMPYVMAGNYYFSRNLPDQAEKQFKVALQNDPTNGILYNNLGNVYLRQGKIDQAIAAYKQAVKYDVNLGLTYCNWGYVLETQGKIKEAEKLYITATKVSIGDAWPYNRLGVIEAKRGNRYKAMEYWRKGAALDPNSEAAQNLRKVSGGY